A single region of the Mannheimia bovis genome encodes:
- a CDS encoding cupin domain-containing protein, producing MNIPFCLPENISPDTFLREYWQKRPLLIRNGLPQIVDLFEPEDIMELALEEEVTARLIQCKGDKWSVKASPIVEEDLQNLPEQWSVMVQNLEQWSPELGELWQAFSFIPQWQRDDIMVSCSPLGGTVGKHYDEYDVFLVQGYGQRRWQLGKWCDPSTEFKPNQPIRIFDDMGELVLDEVMNPGDVLYVPSRMAHYGVSESDQGLTFSFGLRYPNATDLLENLCKTIEQQADTINSSEFYIPFRLNPNEQPSALLDPKTVKTFKHYLIDLLQNSDQFDDLLTHSVATAVSSRRYELLQTDNEYYPDEVQEVLEAGGWLQQDTNVKILYTESPQRVYVNGEWIDELNEAEIALLIRIANGDSISWNKLASKVQDQAELELILDTICDWLDSGWIILSEAE from the coding sequence ATGAACATTCCATTCTGCTTACCTGAAAACATTAGCCCTGATACATTTTTGCGTGAATATTGGCAAAAACGCCCTCTTTTAATTCGTAATGGCTTACCTCAAATTGTAGATTTATTTGAGCCGGAAGATATTATGGAATTAGCCTTAGAAGAGGAAGTTACTGCACGCCTTATTCAATGCAAAGGGGATAAATGGTCTGTAAAAGCAAGCCCGATTGTAGAAGAAGATCTACAGAATCTGCCGGAGCAATGGTCTGTGATGGTGCAAAATCTTGAACAGTGGTCGCCAGAACTGGGAGAATTATGGCAAGCCTTCAGCTTTATCCCACAATGGCAACGTGATGATATTATGGTGTCCTGCTCGCCATTAGGTGGCACTGTAGGAAAACATTATGATGAATACGATGTTTTCCTCGTTCAAGGCTATGGACAACGCCGTTGGCAGCTTGGCAAATGGTGCGATCCAAGCACAGAATTTAAACCAAATCAGCCTATCCGTATTTTTGATGATATGGGTGAATTAGTATTGGACGAAGTAATGAACCCTGGTGATGTGCTTTATGTGCCGTCCAGAATGGCTCATTACGGCGTATCAGAAAGCGATCAAGGCTTAACCTTCTCGTTTGGTTTACGTTATCCGAATGCAACGGATTTATTAGAAAACCTCTGTAAAACTATTGAGCAGCAAGCAGATACGATTAATTCATCGGAATTTTATATCCCATTCCGTTTAAATCCGAATGAGCAACCTAGTGCATTACTTGATCCGAAAACAGTTAAAACCTTTAAACATTATTTAATCGATCTACTACAAAATTCCGATCAATTTGACGATCTGCTTACTCATAGTGTTGCAACAGCCGTAAGCTCACGCCGCTATGAATTGTTACAAACAGATAATGAATATTATCCGGATGAAGTGCAAGAAGTGTTAGAAGCAGGTGGTTGGTTACAACAAGATACAAATGTAAAAATTCTTTATACTGAAAGCCCTCAACGTGTTTATGTGAATGGTGAATGGATTGATGAGCTAAATGAAGCAGAGATCGCATTACTTATTCGTATCGCAAATGGCGATTCAATTTCGTGGAATAAGCTCGCCTCCAAAGTGCAAGATCAAGCTGAACTGGAGCTCATTCTAGACACCATCTGCGATTGGTTAGACAGCGGTTGGATTATTTTATCTGAAGCAGAGTAA
- the accC gene encoding acetyl-CoA carboxylase biotin carboxylase subunit: MLEKVVIANRGEIALRILRACKELGIKTVAVHSTADRELKHVLLADETICIGPAPSVKSYLNIPMIIAAAEVTNADAIHPGYGFLSENANFAEQVEKSGFVFIGPTADVIRLMGDKVSAINAMKKAGVPCVPGSDGPIGTDPKKNREIASRIGYPVIIKASGGGGGRGMRVVHHEKDLEESIAMTKAEAKAAFNNDMVYMEKYLENPRHIEIQVLADTHGNAVYLAERDCSMQRRHQKVVEEAPAPGITEELRKFIGERCANACREIGYRGAGTFEFLYENGEFYFIEMNTRLQVEHPVTEMITGVDLVKEQLRVAAGLPLSIKQEDIKVKGHAIECRINAEDPQTFLPSPGKITRLHAPGGLGVRWDSHIYSGYSVPPHYDSMIGKLITFAEDRDIAIRRMENALSETIVDGIKTNIPLHTQILSDTEFRKGGTNIHYLEKKLGLK, translated from the coding sequence ATGTTAGAAAAAGTTGTTATTGCAAACCGTGGCGAAATTGCCTTACGCATTTTACGAGCCTGTAAAGAACTAGGCATTAAAACGGTTGCCGTTCACTCAACAGCAGACCGTGAATTAAAGCACGTGCTATTAGCAGATGAGACTATCTGTATTGGTCCTGCACCTTCTGTTAAAAGTTATTTAAATATCCCAATGATTATTGCCGCAGCAGAAGTAACAAATGCAGATGCAATTCACCCGGGTTACGGTTTCTTATCAGAAAATGCTAACTTTGCAGAACAAGTTGAAAAATCAGGTTTTGTGTTTATCGGTCCAACAGCTGACGTAATCCGTTTAATGGGCGATAAAGTATCTGCAATTAATGCGATGAAAAAAGCAGGCGTGCCTTGCGTACCGGGTTCTGATGGTCCAATTGGTACTGATCCGAAGAAAAACAGAGAAATTGCCAGTCGCATTGGCTACCCTGTTATCATCAAAGCCTCCGGCGGTGGCGGCGGTCGTGGTATGCGTGTTGTTCATCACGAGAAAGATTTAGAAGAATCTATCGCTATGACCAAAGCGGAAGCAAAAGCAGCATTCAATAACGATATGGTTTATATGGAGAAATATTTAGAAAATCCACGCCATATTGAAATCCAAGTATTAGCAGACACTCACGGCAATGCTGTTTATTTAGCGGAACGTGATTGCTCAATGCAACGCCGCCACCAAAAAGTGGTAGAAGAAGCACCTGCACCGGGTATTACTGAAGAGTTGCGTAAATTCATTGGTGAACGTTGTGCAAATGCTTGTCGTGAAATCGGCTATCGTGGTGCAGGTACATTCGAGTTCTTATATGAAAACGGCGAGTTCTATTTCATTGAAATGAACACACGTTTACAGGTAGAACACCCTGTTACAGAGATGATCACAGGCGTGGACTTAGTGAAAGAGCAACTGCGTGTTGCAGCCGGTTTACCACTTTCTATTAAACAAGAAGATATTAAAGTGAAAGGACACGCTATTGAGTGTCGTATCAATGCGGAAGATCCTCAGACTTTCTTACCGTCTCCGGGCAAAATTACACGCTTACACGCACCGGGTGGTTTGGGCGTACGTTGGGATTCTCACATTTATTCAGGCTATAGCGTACCACCGCATTATGATTCAATGATTGGTAAGCTAATCACTTTTGCAGAAGATCGTGATATTGCTATTCGCCGTATGGAAAATGCGTTATCTGAAACTATTGTTGATGGAATTAAAACCAATATTCCACTGCACACACAAATTCTTTCTGATACCGAATTCCGCAAAGGTGGCACAAATATCCACTATTTAGAGAAAAAACTCGGTCTTAAATAA
- the accB gene encoding acetyl-CoA carboxylase biotin carboxyl carrier protein, giving the protein MDIRKIKKLIELVEESGITELEVSEEEGTVRISRAAPAAVVAPTVQYAAAPVAAPAPTVAPQAVAPATFPSNAATEQVSGHAVRSPMVGTFYRSPSPDAKAFVEVGQTVKIGDALCIVEAMKMMNRIESDKAGVVKEILVNDGEPVEFDQKLFIIE; this is encoded by the coding sequence ATGGATATTCGCAAAATCAAAAAACTTATCGAATTAGTTGAAGAATCTGGCATTACTGAATTAGAAGTGTCTGAAGAAGAAGGTACAGTGCGTATTAGCCGTGCCGCACCAGCAGCCGTTGTTGCCCCTACAGTTCAATATGCTGCCGCACCTGTTGCTGCACCTGCTCCTACAGTAGCTCCACAAGCTGTCGCACCAGCCACATTCCCTTCTAATGCCGCGACAGAGCAAGTAAGTGGACACGCTGTACGTTCTCCGATGGTTGGTACGTTCTATCGTAGCCCAAGCCCAGATGCAAAAGCATTTGTGGAAGTAGGTCAAACCGTGAAAATCGGCGATGCACTCTGTATTGTTGAAGCAATGAAAATGATGAATCGCATTGAATCAGATAAAGCAGGTGTAGTTAAAGAAATTTTAGTTAATGATGGCGAGCCGGTTGAGTTCGACCAAAAATTGTTCATCATCGAATAA
- a CDS encoding LTA synthase family protein: MDKFSIISLSLIHLGLFFYFAMIFIITREVMIRKFVDNNILKAPQNNEAIKRMRNLGLRFDLKIIALFLAIPFLISALCSFFISAQPILLGYAGYVLIIGFLVVLTVICNIYYFKTYNNYYDVFIFGLVEEDTQAVLKNILDDYPVFAITIMSLTLSLIPAYVIYQLKTTYWEANNWVEIALFITIFVAMFFAMRGTINSKPLGRIHAQISSLTILNKMVPNGILAIRWAFQDRKRNVSFNAVNKSEGERLIHEALGEKTLYSQTPRNEWLENHKPNVVLAIMESFGINGLITDNKESNDLLGSLRPYFDTEFIFKRFLSSSDGTMSSLASIYFHSPIQEVTQSVAQNFKLKTTPFLVYKKQGYKTIFISAGNMMWRNLANYLPLQGVDELYDQNDLMDRYPEAKQTLSYWGVADEFAFKLANDLLEEAKEPIFINILTITNHPPYKAPNTYVPNKVKPQVLENKFGENENERRNILESFQYACHTLGNFITDVKAGSKKDNTIIAATGDHHIRGMKHKFPEEIFMSHSVPFILSVPTTIKAQFSIDYSPTKLGSHKDIMPTLYHLSLSNAEYLNCGGANLLSQTTEGYFAYHPHVWADKSGVVDLTTAEFIKYEWNEENNFFIKDVTLNHNEHNRIRAYQNLINWQINYLIKGYSEEIQS, from the coding sequence ATGGATAAATTCTCTATTATCTCGTTATCCCTTATTCATCTGGGACTATTTTTTTATTTTGCGATGATTTTTATTATTACGCGAGAAGTAATGATAAGAAAATTTGTGGATAACAATATCCTAAAAGCACCACAAAATAATGAAGCTATCAAAAGAATGAGAAACCTTGGCTTACGTTTTGATTTAAAAATTATTGCATTATTTTTAGCAATACCTTTTTTAATCTCCGCTCTTTGCTCATTTTTCATTTCAGCTCAACCTATTCTTCTAGGTTATGCCGGGTATGTATTGATTATCGGTTTCTTAGTTGTACTTACCGTTATTTGTAATATCTATTATTTTAAAACCTACAATAATTATTATGATGTTTTTATTTTTGGTTTAGTAGAAGAAGATACTCAGGCTGTATTAAAAAATATTCTTGATGATTACCCTGTTTTCGCTATCACTATAATGAGCCTTACGCTAAGCCTAATACCTGCCTATGTGATATATCAGCTGAAAACAACATATTGGGAAGCAAATAACTGGGTAGAAATAGCTCTATTTATAACTATCTTTGTGGCTATGTTTTTTGCAATGAGAGGTACCATAAATTCTAAACCCTTAGGGCGGATTCACGCTCAGATCTCATCATTAACTATTCTAAATAAAATGGTACCTAATGGCATTTTAGCAATTCGTTGGGCATTTCAGGATAGAAAACGTAACGTGAGTTTTAATGCTGTAAATAAATCGGAGGGTGAGCGATTAATCCATGAGGCATTGGGCGAAAAAACTCTCTATTCCCAAACCCCTAGAAACGAATGGCTGGAAAATCATAAACCGAATGTAGTATTAGCAATAATGGAAAGCTTTGGAATAAATGGGCTTATCACTGATAACAAAGAGAGTAATGATTTACTCGGTTCTCTAAGACCTTATTTTGACACAGAATTTATTTTTAAACGGTTTTTATCGTCCTCTGACGGCACAATGAGTTCTTTAGCATCCATTTATTTTCATAGCCCGATACAAGAAGTAACTCAATCTGTTGCTCAAAATTTTAAGCTAAAAACAACACCATTTCTTGTCTATAAAAAGCAAGGATATAAAACGATTTTTATCTCTGCCGGTAATATGATGTGGCGAAACCTTGCAAATTACTTACCTCTTCAAGGTGTCGATGAATTATATGACCAAAATGATTTGATGGATCGATACCCTGAAGCCAAACAGACTCTTTCTTATTGGGGAGTGGCTGATGAATTTGCTTTTAAATTAGCCAATGATTTACTGGAAGAGGCAAAAGAGCCAATCTTTATTAATATTTTGACAATTACCAACCATCCGCCATATAAAGCACCGAATACCTATGTACCGAATAAAGTAAAGCCGCAAGTATTGGAAAATAAATTTGGTGAAAATGAAAATGAACGCCGTAACATTCTAGAAAGTTTCCAATATGCTTGCCATACTTTGGGTAACTTTATCACGGACGTAAAAGCTGGTAGCAAAAAAGACAACACCATTATTGCCGCAACGGGCGATCACCATATTAGAGGAATGAAACATAAATTTCCGGAAGAGATATTTATGTCGCATTCAGTTCCTTTTATTTTGAGCGTACCGACAACTATCAAAGCTCAGTTCAGTATTGACTATTCTCCAACAAAATTAGGATCGCATAAAGATATTATGCCTACCCTTTACCATTTAAGCCTTTCTAATGCGGAATACTTAAACTGCGGAGGGGCAAATTTATTGTCTCAAACTACAGAAGGCTATTTCGCTTACCATCCTCATGTTTGGGCAGATAAATCAGGTGTCGTTGATTTAACTACAGCAGAATTTATCAAATATGAATGGAATGAAGAAAATAACTTTTTCATAAAAGATGTGACGTTAAATCATAATGAACATAACCGAATTCGTGCTTATCAAAATCTCATTAATTGGCAAATTAATTATTTGATCAAAGGATATAGTGAAGAAATACAGTCATAA
- the aroQ gene encoding type II 3-dehydroquinate dehydratase, translating into MKKILLLNGPNLNMLGKREPEIYGSQTLADIENHLKTLASSQGVELDCFQANGEEPIINRIHQAFQNTDFIIINPGAFTHTSVAIRDALLSVSIPFIEVHLSNVHSREPFRHHSYLSDIAKGVICGLGIKGYEYALDFAIQFLKHH; encoded by the coding sequence ATGAAAAAAATCTTACTATTAAACGGTCCAAACCTGAATATGCTTGGCAAGCGTGAGCCTGAAATTTACGGTTCACAAACGTTAGCGGATATTGAAAACCATCTGAAAACTTTAGCCTCATCGCAAGGGGTAGAACTAGATTGCTTCCAAGCAAATGGCGAAGAACCAATCATCAACCGTATTCATCAAGCTTTTCAAAACACCGATTTTATTATTATTAACCCCGGAGCGTTCACTCACACCAGTGTGGCAATTCGTGATGCGTTACTCTCAGTTTCCATTCCGTTTATTGAAGTACATCTTTCTAATGTACATAGTCGCGAACCTTTCCGCCATCACTCCTATCTAAGTGATATAGCAAAAGGCGTTATTTGTGGCTTGGGTATAAAAGGCTATGAATATGCGTTGGATTTTGCAATACAATTCTTAAAACATCACTAA
- a CDS encoding GNAT family N-acetyltransferase has product MAIIVRKMAEQDTDQVFPLMQKLAEFEHYIDSFAITPEVVVESGFRKNPPDFYCLVAENEGKIVGILVYYFLPYTAQNRPAIYMKELYVDETARNQKVGEALMEALKAEAKAHRCTIIKWTVAPWNEGSIRFYQRLGATENREWLNYELSVE; this is encoded by the coding sequence ATGGCAATAATCGTCCGAAAAATGGCGGAACAAGATACCGATCAAGTTTTCCCTCTAATGCAAAAACTGGCTGAGTTTGAGCATTATATCGATTCATTTGCAATTACACCTGAGGTTGTAGTTGAATCTGGCTTTCGAAAAAATCCGCCTGATTTCTACTGTTTAGTGGCAGAAAATGAAGGCAAGATTGTAGGAATATTAGTCTATTACTTCCTGCCTTATACCGCTCAAAATCGTCCTGCTATTTATATGAAAGAGTTGTATGTTGATGAAACGGCTCGTAATCAAAAAGTGGGCGAAGCATTAATGGAAGCCTTAAAAGCGGAGGCAAAAGCACATCGCTGCACAATAATCAAATGGACAGTTGCCCCTTGGAACGAGGGAAGTATTCGTTTCTATCAACGTTTAGGAGCAACCGAAAATCGTGAATGGTTAAACTACGAATTAAGTGTGGAGTAG
- the dapD gene encoding 2,3,4,5-tetrahydropyridine-2,6-dicarboxylate N-succinyltransferase, whose translation MSLQAIIEAAFERRADITPKTVDAETKAAIEQVIEGLDNGSLRVAEKVDGEWVVNQWVKKAVLLSFRIADNQIIDGAETKFYDKVPTKYGNYTEEQFKADGIRAVPGAVVRKGSHIEKNVVLMPSFVNIGAYVGEGTMVDTWVTVGSCAQIGKNVHLSGGVGIGGVLEPLQANPTIIGDNCFVGARSEIVEGVIVEDNCVISMGVFIGQSTKIYDRETGEVHYGRVPAGSVVVSGSLPSKDGSHNLYCAVIVKKVDEKTLSKVGLNDLLRSIEE comes from the coding sequence ATGTCTTTACAAGCAATTATTGAAGCTGCATTTGAACGCCGTGCGGATATTACCCCTAAAACAGTAGATGCAGAAACCAAAGCTGCTATCGAACAAGTTATCGAAGGCTTAGATAACGGTTCTTTACGTGTCGCTGAAAAAGTAGATGGCGAATGGGTGGTAAATCAGTGGGTGAAAAAAGCGGTATTACTTTCATTCCGTATCGCAGACAACCAAATCATTGATGGTGCAGAAACCAAATTCTACGATAAAGTGCCAACCAAATACGGTAACTACACTGAAGAGCAATTCAAAGCAGACGGCATTCGTGCTGTGCCGGGTGCAGTGGTGCGTAAAGGTTCACACATTGAGAAAAACGTGGTGTTAATGCCATCTTTCGTAAACATCGGTGCATACGTTGGCGAAGGTACAATGGTGGATACTTGGGTAACAGTGGGTTCTTGTGCACAAATCGGTAAAAACGTGCACTTATCAGGTGGCGTGGGCATCGGCGGCGTGTTAGAGCCGTTACAAGCAAACCCAACGATCATCGGCGATAACTGCTTCGTGGGTGCACGTTCTGAAATCGTGGAAGGTGTAATTGTGGAAGATAACTGCGTGATTTCAATGGGCGTATTTATCGGTCAATCTACCAAAATCTACGACCGTGAAACCGGCGAAGTGCATTACGGTCGCGTACCGGCAGGCTCAGTAGTGGTTTCAGGCTCACTTCCATCGAAAGACGGTTCACATAACTTATACTGTGCAGTTATCGTGAAAAAAGTAGATGAGAAAACACTTAGCAAAGTGGGTTTAAACGACTTACTACGCTCTATCGAAGAGTAA
- a CDS encoding beta-glucoside-specific PTS transporter subunit IIABC has protein sequence MAKDFSKLAQSILQLVGSEQNIHSLTHCATRLRFVLKNALKADKDTLNQTAGVISVVESGGQFQIVIGNNVPKVYTEIMKIAKIESSNEADVEKPSLLNQVIDFISGSFSPLMGVLVATGLFKGLVSILVLSGVLTPQTGTHTVFNAIGDGFFYFLPIVLAFTAANKLSTNPYLAVAIAAMLLHPTMIASTSDGKAMDFLGFSLLQMNYIYSVMPILIAVFVQSYVLRWFENIFHESIRNFLAPFFTLLVVVPITLLIIGPFGVGLGDTLVAGINWLYESSALLTGLVLGAIWQVMVIFGIHWSITPVILNNLAAGQDIILPIIGGATVLGQTGAVIGVFFKTRQAALKSIAGSASIGGLFGITEPIIYGVNLRFKKPFIFGCIAGAVGGAIIAVGGAKAFTFSFGGLLGFPAIIGEGSNIWAYVLGMLSAFVIGFVLTYLFGYKDPETQEQAVEKTEKFTNVELQKFSLISPLAGEVHKLSTILDPMFASEALGKGVAILPSIGELRSPVKGTVSSVFATKHAINIVSDEGMEILIHIGIDTVRLGGEYFEVFVKENDHIEAGQLLSRFDIEKISAAGYSLMTPIIIANSDDYLDVIASSNSQIRHGEQLIKVVEHNA, from the coding sequence ATGGCTAAAGATTTCAGCAAACTCGCCCAAAGTATTCTCCAATTAGTTGGTAGCGAGCAAAATATCCACTCGTTAACGCATTGTGCAACCCGTTTACGTTTTGTACTGAAAAATGCTCTGAAAGCTGATAAAGACACGCTGAACCAAACAGCAGGCGTGATTAGTGTCGTTGAAAGTGGCGGACAATTCCAAATTGTAATTGGCAATAATGTGCCGAAAGTTTATACAGAAATAATGAAAATAGCGAAGATTGAGAGTAGTAATGAAGCTGATGTAGAGAAACCTTCATTACTCAATCAAGTGATAGATTTTATTTCAGGCTCGTTTAGCCCATTAATGGGGGTGTTAGTTGCCACTGGGTTGTTTAAGGGACTAGTCTCAATTTTGGTATTAAGTGGTGTACTTACACCGCAAACAGGTACACATACCGTATTCAATGCGATTGGTGATGGTTTTTTCTATTTCCTACCAATAGTGCTGGCATTCACGGCTGCGAATAAACTCTCAACTAATCCTTATCTGGCAGTAGCCATTGCTGCAATGTTGCTTCACCCAACAATGATTGCATCTACCAGCGACGGTAAAGCAATGGATTTTCTAGGGTTTAGCTTGCTACAGATGAATTATATTTATAGCGTGATGCCGATCTTAATTGCGGTGTTTGTGCAATCTTATGTGTTGCGTTGGTTTGAAAATATCTTCCACGAATCGATCCGCAATTTCTTAGCACCATTTTTTACTTTGCTCGTTGTTGTACCGATTACGTTGTTAATTATTGGACCATTTGGTGTCGGGCTTGGCGATACATTAGTTGCAGGTATTAATTGGCTTTATGAGAGCAGTGCCTTACTAACAGGTTTAGTATTAGGAGCGATTTGGCAGGTTATGGTCATTTTTGGTATCCATTGGAGCATTACACCGGTTATTCTAAATAACCTTGCTGCGGGGCAAGACATTATTCTACCGATTATCGGTGGAGCAACCGTTTTAGGGCAGACTGGAGCAGTAATAGGGGTATTCTTTAAAACTCGCCAAGCAGCCTTAAAAAGTATAGCAGGCTCTGCATCTATTGGTGGTTTATTTGGTATTACTGAACCAATTATCTACGGTGTAAACTTACGTTTTAAAAAGCCATTTATTTTTGGGTGTATTGCAGGAGCGGTTGGCGGTGCAATTATTGCTGTTGGAGGAGCAAAAGCCTTTACGTTTAGTTTTGGTGGCTTGTTAGGTTTTCCTGCAATTATTGGTGAGGGCAGTAATATATGGGCGTATGTACTGGGTATGCTGAGTGCTTTTGTCATCGGTTTTGTGCTGACTTATCTGTTTGGCTATAAAGATCCAGAAACTCAAGAGCAAGCGGTCGAAAAAACAGAGAAATTTACAAATGTTGAATTGCAAAAATTTAGTTTAATCAGTCCGCTTGCAGGAGAAGTCCATAAACTCAGTACCATTTTAGATCCAATGTTTGCTTCTGAGGCGTTAGGTAAAGGTGTCGCTATTTTGCCGAGTATTGGTGAACTGCGTTCGCCTGTGAAGGGAACAGTAAGTTCCGTATTTGCGACCAAACACGCTATCAATATTGTGTCTGATGAAGGAATGGAAATTTTAATTCATATTGGTATTGATACCGTAAGACTAGGTGGCGAATATTTTGAGGTATTCGTGAAAGAAAATGATCATATTGAGGCAGGGCAGTTATTAAGCCGTTTTGATATAGAGAAAATTTCAGCAGCCGGTTACTCGTTGATGACGCCGATTATTATCGCTAATAGTGATGATTATTTAGATGTTATCGCCTCAAGCAATAGTCAAATTCGGCACGGGGAACAATTAATAAAAGTTGTTGAGCATAACGCTTAG
- a CDS encoding glycoside hydrolase family 1 protein, translating to MSNLKPFPADFLWGGATAANQIEGGFDKGGKGLSSADMVAYVPKHERGANSASIEISSQRIEDILSGKFQARFPKRDGIDFYHTYKEDIALLAEMGLKMFRISIHWARIFPNGYYEQPNEDGLAFYDRVFDELLKHGIQPMVTLCHYEIPLGLVQKYNGFLARETIGHFVRYAETVFKRYKDKVKYWLTFNEINMVTMHSPYTGAGVVLDRIPESEHENAKYQALHHQFIASSLATKALHEIIPDGKMGCMLARMLHYALTADPIDQRLAQWGNQQNLFYTDVHVRGEYPKYMLRHWAENNVNIQKEAGDDAILKQYPVDFISFSYYMSVCVTQHDDKAEKVGGNLIEGVKNPYLQASDWGWQIDPIGLRLTLNEMYDRYQKPLFIVENGLGAYDKVENGKIHDSYRINYLKAHIEQMQEAITDGVELWGYLEWGAIDLVSMSTSEMSKRYGFIYVDIDDDGNGSRQRIRKDSFFWYQKVIATNGADLG from the coding sequence ATGAGTAATTTAAAACCCTTCCCGGCAGATTTTTTATGGGGTGGAGCAACTGCTGCTAATCAGATTGAAGGCGGTTTTGATAAAGGTGGAAAAGGTTTATCTAGTGCGGATATGGTCGCATATGTGCCAAAACACGAGCGAGGAGCAAATAGTGCTTCCATTGAAATTTCATCACAACGTATTGAAGATATTCTGTCAGGCAAGTTTCAAGCTCGTTTCCCAAAACGAGACGGCATTGATTTTTATCATACCTATAAAGAAGATATTGCATTGCTGGCTGAAATGGGTTTGAAAATGTTCCGCATTTCTATTCATTGGGCTAGAATTTTCCCAAATGGGTATTATGAACAGCCTAACGAAGATGGTTTAGCATTCTATGATCGTGTATTTGATGAATTGCTTAAACACGGCATTCAACCAATGGTTACGCTCTGCCATTATGAAATTCCTCTGGGGCTTGTGCAAAAATATAACGGCTTCTTAGCTCGTGAAACAATCGGACATTTTGTTCGATACGCTGAAACTGTGTTTAAACGCTATAAAGACAAAGTGAAATATTGGCTTACATTTAATGAAATTAATATGGTAACAATGCACAGCCCATATACAGGAGCTGGTGTGGTATTAGACCGTATTCCAGAAAGTGAACACGAAAATGCAAAATATCAAGCATTGCACCATCAATTTATTGCAAGCTCACTTGCAACTAAAGCATTACACGAGATCATTCCTGATGGGAAGATGGGGTGTATGCTTGCACGAATGTTGCACTATGCGTTAACCGCAGATCCGATAGATCAACGTCTGGCACAATGGGGTAATCAACAGAATCTGTTCTATACCGATGTTCACGTACGTGGTGAATATCCGAAATATATGCTACGCCACTGGGCAGAAAATAATGTAAATATTCAAAAAGAAGCGGGAGATGATGCGATTTTGAAGCAATATCCTGTTGATTTTATTTCGTTTAGTTACTATATGTCGGTATGCGTAACTCAGCACGATGATAAAGCAGAAAAAGTAGGCGGTAACCTAATTGAAGGCGTGAAAAATCCTTATTTACAAGCCTCTGATTGGGGGTGGCAAATCGATCCTATCGGTTTGCGTTTAACCCTCAATGAAATGTATGACCGCTATCAAAAACCCTTATTTATCGTTGAAAATGGCTTAGGTGCTTATGATAAAGTTGAAAACGGAAAAATCCACGATAGCTACCGTATTAACTACCTCAAAGCTCATATTGAACAAATGCAAGAAGCCATTACTGACGGTGTGGAGTTATGGGGTTACTTAGAATGGGGAGCGATTGACTTAGTCAGTATGTCTACCTCTGAAATGTCAAAACGTTATGGCTTTATTTATGTGGATATTGATGATGATGGCAATGGATCCCGTCAGCGTATCCGCAAAGATTCCTTCTTCTGGTATCAAAAAGTGATCGCTACGAATGGAGCAGATCTTGGTTAA